In Ostrea edulis chromosome 10, xbOstEdul1.1, whole genome shotgun sequence, one genomic interval encodes:
- the LOC125665910 gene encoding uncharacterized protein LOC125665910: protein MDVLPMLSVKFVFLIVFSCLPCVYTEDCFKFQKKQKNYARFNVTDSDLSKSAEFNLTFRTRKAHGMIFYIEGKYSKEAPYDFESLYVRDGKLNHLVFNPEPTGIGSSFGSHVITDFDVNTGEDIQVNFFRRKDFPVDRHELDTSAHLKGKDETSSSITALRSGFVVNGKKYTTLSGTFPLDLKNKADEQFIWIGGAFPSRGLEHFDGIISDIVNVITDEKFDSPDGRSLVLPCDEHNVDETGK from the exons ATGGATGTTTTGCCAATGTTATCGGTAAAATTTGTCTTTCTG ATTGTTTTTTCCTGTCTACCGTGCGTATATACAGAGGACTGcttcaaattccaaaagaaacAGAAAAACTATGCTCGGTTTAACGTCACAGATTCTGATTTGTCAAAGAG TGCTGAATTTAACTTGACCTTTCGCACAAGAAAAGCACACGGAATGATATTTTACATCGAGGGAAAGTACTCCAAAGAAGCCCCATACGATTTTGAAAGTCTGTATGTCCGGGACGGGAAATTAAATCATTTGGTGTTCAATCCAGAACCTACCGGAATCGGAAGTTCATTTGGTAGTCATGTGATTACCGACTTCGACGTGAACACGGGGGAAGATATACAG GTAAATTTCTTCCGAAGAAAGGACTTCCCTGTGGATCGTCACGAGTTAGATACATCTGCTCACCTTAAGGGGAAAGACGAAACGTCTTCATCTATAACTGCTTTGAGATCTGGCTTTGTGGTTAATGGAAAAAAGTATACAACACTTTCGGGCACCTTTCCTTTGGATCTGAAAAACAAAGCAGACGAACAGTTCATATGGATTGGAGGAGCATTTCCGAGCAGG GGATTGGAACACTTTGATGGCATTATCAGTGATATTGTTAATGTCATAACAGATGAGAAATTCGATTCACCTGATGGTCGCAGCCTCGTTCTCCCATGTGACGAACACAATGTTGATGAAACGGGAAAATGA